In Mycteria americana isolate JAX WOST 10 ecotype Jacksonville Zoo and Gardens chromosome 3, USCA_MyAme_1.0, whole genome shotgun sequence, a single genomic region encodes these proteins:
- the RDH14 gene encoding retinol dehydrogenase 14 produces the protein MAAAATVLALGGGLLLAAWRWLRGAARAAAGAGASMRGKTVIITGANSGLGRAAAAELLRMRARVIMGCRDRARAERAAREIRAELGERAEAEGGGELVVRELDLASLRSVRAFCHRVLQEEPRLDVLINNAGIFQCPYMKTEDGFEMQFGVNHLGHFLLTNLLLGLLKNSAPSRIVVVSSKLYKYGEINFEDLNSEISYNKSFCYSRSKLANILFARELARRLEGTGVTVNSLHPGIVRTNLGRYVNIPLLAKPLFNLVSWAFFKTPLEGAQTSIYLASSPDVEGVSGKYFGDCKEEELLPKAMDDLVARKLWDISEVMVGLLK, from the exons ATGGCCGCGGCGGCGACGGTGTTGGCGCTCGGCGGGGGGCTCCTCCTGGCCGCCTGGCGCTGGCTGCGGGGCGcggcccgggccgcggccggggccggggcctccaTGCGGGGCAAGACGGTGATCATCACGGGGGCCAACagcgggctgggccgggcggcggcggccgagctgCTGCGGATGCGGGCCCGCGTCATCATGGGCTGCCGCGACCGGGCGCGGGCCGAGCGGGCGGCCCGCGAGATCCGGGCCGAGCTGGGCGAGCGGGCGGAGGCCGAGGGCGGCGGCGAGCTGGTGGTCCGCGAGCTGGACCTGGCCTCGCTGCGCTCCGTCCGCGCCTTCTGCCACCGCGTCCTCCAG GAAGAGCCAAGGCTGGATGTTCTGATAAATAATGCAGGGATATTCCAGTGTCCGTACATGAAGACAGAGGATGGTTTTGAGATGCAATTTGGTGTAAACCACTTGGGTCACTTCTTGCTCACCAACCTTCTTCTGGGCCTCCTCAAAAATTCTGCTCCGAGCAGGATTGTTGTAGTATCCTCAAAGCTTTACAAATATGGAGAGATCAACTTTGAAGACTTGAACAGTGAAATAAGTtacaataaaagcttttgttaCAGTCGGAGTAAACTGGCTAACATATTATTTGCAAGGGAGCTAGCCCGTCGGTTAGAAGGGACAGGAGTCACCGTCAATTCACTTCATCCTGGGATTGTCAGAACAAATCTAGGCAGATATGTGAATATTCCTTTGCTGGCAAAACCCCTATTCAACTTGGTGTCATGGGCTTTCTTCAAAACACCTCTGGAAGGAGCCCAGACTTCTATTTATTTGGCCTCTTCTCCTGATGTCGAAGGCGTGTCAGGAAAATACTTTGGGGACTGCAAGGAGGAAGAACTCCTGCCCAAAGCCATGGATGACTTGGTTGCAAGAAAGTTGTGGGATATCAGTGAAGTGATGGTTGGCTTATTGAAATAA